The DNA window CCCGCGTCCCATCCCGTCTCCTTCCGCCTCCGCCAGCGCCGAGGAATGTGGCGAGGCCGGCTGGGCGGCTCGAACGCCTGGGTCCCCCTCCGCTCCCAGTTCGCAAGCGCTGAGGCCAGATGCGAGAGCTCCCGTTGCGGAGACCTGGGCGAGGGGGAGAAGTCATCCCAGGATTGGGGTCTGTGGCGGGGACCCCACGGAGAAGGAGGTGGGGGCTCTTTGAGGACCCCTCCTCATTACCCTGCCATTCAGGACAGAACTCTCGGCTTTCCCGGGTGAGGCTCCTGGGAAACCCCTGAGGGAATGGATGGTGAGGGACACTGGGCTGCTGCCTGATTTTGTCGAATCTCCCCGTGGGGAAACGGAGGCACGATTGGTGTGGGAGACCTCCATCCCCTGACgtctcctcccccatcccccctgcACACTGGCGGCCAGACTCCCGTGTGCTGTGGCCCAGGTCAGGCTCCCATCCCCCGCACAGGGGTCCGCAGCAGGCCCAGTGGCTCGGTGCCCGGGTGGGGCGGGCTGCGCCGCCGGGGCCGGCGCCAGCACCTGGCGGAGGCGGAGGGTGGATAAATAtagagggggggagggagggaagcagggcaCTGCGATTAGGGGAGTTAGCCTAAGAGGGTGGTCAGTACCTGCCACATGTGGTGTGGCTGATAGCCCCACTCAGACCTTCCAGAAAATAGGTAGAGGTTCACATAGAAAAGTCGCAGGACCCAGGCGTCCCCAAGCTTCCCGCTTGGGCAGGGTCGGCTTTACCAGGCCATTGCCTCCCTCATGCTCCACCTCAACTCCCCCTTTCCTGGAGTCTGGGGACAGGTGTCCCtggccccctcccccacctccccctcttGGCACTAGCAGTCTGGGAGCAATATGAGGATGGCACGGTTCCCGCCTGGCTGGCCTCCGGGTTGGGTTTGTGGCCTCTCTCAGACCCCAGTCTACAGTTGAAGTTCCAGGacagggggaagggagggggagggggagggcaaAACCCTGAACTACACCTGCCTCCAGAGGGTGTGCCATTCCTCAGTCTGGCCCGCCCTTCCTAAGCCCCAGAAAAGCGGCAGGGTCTCTGCTCACGGTTGAGTCTCAGGAGAGTCTATGGGAGAATGTAAGACGCTTTTGGAGAAAGCCCTATACTGAAAGGGTCCCTCTGCCCTTCATTCACCTCTGTGCCTACCACCTGTCCTGCCTTGGCCAGGGAGGCAGTGTGAGAGAAGGGAAAACGAGGAGGAGAGGGTGCCTTGGAGCCTGGCAGAGCGAGCTAACCTCTCCTTTTTCaaagatggggaaactaaggcccagagatggaaagagacttgcccaaggttccACAGTGAGTTAGTGGTGGAGCGGGAATTGGAACCCGGGTCTCCTGACTCTCTGCCCAGTGCTCTTTCCACCCTACCCTACCCTTGATTGTATCTTCAAAGGGTGACTGAGAGGAGCCTTGGCTCCTTAGCTCCTGCTGTTCTGGAGAGTTTGTCCTGTTGCGATAGGCGGGAGGGGCGAGCCCAGCGGCTCCAGCGCTCTCCACCCCAGTCACGACCCCACTCTGTGATTCCTTCCTCAATCCCCTGAGCAGCCCTGTCCCGAGGGCAGAAGGCACGAACCTTGCACAGGAAGGGCTTTGACCCTAAGGGCTTCCCCGCCTGTCTCCGCAGGGTCCCCTGGAAGTGACGCTGACTCAGCCGGTGAGGAGCGGGCCTGTCTCCAACAGGTGAGCTACGCCCCTACGTCCCACAGTCTCGAGACCCCAGCCTGTTCCTGGGACCCCCATCCTCACTGTCTCCTCTAGCGGTTGCGCAATAAGGGAGAGGCCCTACGCCGGACGCTGTGGTTTGGCTGGGGTCCCGGGGGGGAGGTCCGGCTGGGGGCGCGGGGAGAAAGAGGGGGGTCGGGGCTATTTCTGGTGCGAGGTCAGAATGGCCCAGCGGTTCCCAcagcctgggggaggggtgcccagcTTGGGAGCAGACACCCTTGCGGTCTGGGGAGCCCCTACAGAGGAGCCCCCTAGAGGCGGAGTGGAGGCCCAACCCtccctcccctctggcccaggctgcagagctGGGAGGAAACTTGGAGCCTCATCCCGGAGAAAGGGCTGCCGGAGGACGACCCAGACATCGTTGTGAAAGGTAGAGACCCCCTCAGTGCACTCTGGAGGTCCCCAATCCCAACCCTCCAGAGAATATGTGTCCTACTGatgttccttccctccctctcctgcccccaGGTTGGCTGTACCGGGAGCCCCGCGGAGGAGGGGCGCGACCCTGGCTGCCCCCGCGCCGAGCCTGGTTTGTGCTCACGAGGGACTCCTTGGATCAGTTCAGCAGTAGCGGGAAGGGGGCGCGGCGTCTCGGGAGCCTGGTGCTCACCAGCCTGTGCTCGGTGACCGGCCCAGAGCGCAGGCGTAAGGAGACAGGTGAGACCTCCTGGGGACTCTCTTACCTTCCTGGGCAGGGGCCCCAGCAGACCCTAATGGCCCTCTCCGACCTCTCTTTTCCCCAGGTCTGTGGTCAGTGACTGTGTCTGGTCGGAAACACAGTGTCAGCCTCTGCTCCCCACGCCAGGCGGAGGCTGAGCGCTGGGGGGTGGCATTGCGGGAAGTGATTGCCTCCAAGGCACCCCTGGAGACCCCCACCCAGCTACTGCTCAGGGACATACAGGTAAGAGAGGACACCAGGGAGAGCCAGGAGAGTGGTGGACCCCAAAGCTTTCTGGGCTTGTGAGGAATTCCCTTCCTCATCAAGGTGACCCTCTCCCTGTTCCCCTAGGAAAGTTGCGGGGACCCAGAGGCAGTTGCCCTCATTTACCTGCGGAACCCGATTCTGAGACACACTAGTGGAGCCTTGTACGCCCCGCTCCTGCCCCTGCCCTACGGAGTCAGCGCCCCAGGTGAGTGGTCCCATGGCCCAAGTCCCCTGGATGGGATGGGGTGGATCAGAGGTAAGAATCTGAATCCCTTAACTGGCAGGGACCTAAGCATCCTTTAGGGGCCTGCCAGTTCCTCACTTTTCAAAGGATGAAGGTGAAACTGGAAGCTGGCCAGGGTGGAGGGGAGGAAGCCAGCACCCACAAAAGGGTCCTCTTTGACCACCTTCTCTATGGCTTTCATTCTGACTACTGATTTTCCTTCAGGAGTTTGTACACTCTcctattttttcattatactcTTGAGACCATGCCATATTACCTTTACAAGTGGTATAAAAGCTACCACTTTTATAGAACGTGCTGGCCTCATCCAATTGTACTTCTCCCTAAATGGTTTAGTGACTGGCCCAGGTCCTAAAGTTAGAGGATTAAAGGGTGCTGGGAGAGGAACCCGGGTTTTCTGACTCCTAGTCCATCCTGTTTTCTGACCTATGGTGGTGAGCCTCAGTATCCAGTTACAGAATCTGGGGTGTGAATCTACAGCCCTTCAGCCGTCCCTCTCCCTAAGTCCAAATCCAGGCTTAGTGGGATTGGGAAGGGGattcctgggaggcagaggttaagaGTCTGGCTTCGTGGGACCACTGCTTTCCCTTCACTCTTCCTGTCGTTCGTACCCTCCTCTCCCTGCCACCCCATCCCCTTATATTCCCTCTGACTTTCCCCTGGTTCATACCTTCCTCCCAGGGCGCAGCTCTGTGTCCCCTTTCCAAACCGTCCCTCCGCCCCCACCCTCCCACAGGTCCGGGCTATGCACCCCTGCGCGAGGAGGCGGTGCGGCTGTTCTTGGCGCTGCAGGCGCTGGAGGGGGCGCGGCGCCCCGGGCCCTTGATGCAGGGTGTGCTCCAAACCTGCCGGGACTTGCCCGCGCTCCGGGATGAACTCTTCCTGCAGCTGGCTAAGCAGACCTCGGGCCCTGCAGGCCCCCCCGGGCTCCCAGCTACCCAAGACCCTGCGACCCTGCGGTACTGGCAACTCCTCACCTGCATGAGCTGCACCTTCCGGCCTGGGGGAGCTGTGCGGGGGCACCTCCTGGGGCACTTGGAGAGGTgagaggggcggggcgggggttACGGCCTAGGCAAGGAGCTACCGGGCTGGGAGAGAACGAAAGGTCTTTTGCAAAAGGCTTGGTAGGTAAAGAACCCAGTAATACATACAGTGCCTTTGTGGAAGATACAAGATCCTATCTCAGTTGTGAGCGGATGAATTACAATAAAACGCCCCCCTTGGGCTGAGGAATTATGAAAAGGCTGCTTTTCCTCGAGCTGATGCAGGCCAGCGCCAGGGCTTAGGAAAATGTAGTAAAGTGGCTGGATTTCGATTTCAGGTCGAAGGAAAATCACGCAGACTTTCGGAAGTGGTGGGAGCAGTTGGGAGAAAGCTGCCAGGGGACTGGAAAAGTAATTCAGCTCTATGCAAAGCACTGGGGATAGACTTAGAAGAGCCTTCAAAAACTTAAGTTGGGGCGGGGAGGAAATCGGCTAGATAAAATAAACTATAAGAGAAGAAGgcaagagggaggggaagaaaagtCCTTGGAGTATTGATCCTTGGGTTCCTCCCAACCAGGACCGAGCAGGCACTCCCGGACTCGGAATTGGCAGAATATGCGCGCTTCATCCGGAAAGCGCTGGGCCAGACGCGCAGCCGAGAGCTGGTGCCCTCGCTGGCGGAGATTTCCGCGCTGAGCCAACGGCAGGAGCTGCTGTGTACCGTGCACTGTCCAGGGGCTGGTGCCTGTACTGTGGCCATCGACTCCCACACCACGGCGGGGGAGGTGAGGCCAGAGAAAGGCCCCATGACCTCCAACCCACCCTGCCAGCTTCTCACGCTTGTCTCACCCGCTTCCTGGACCCTAGGTTTGCCCCGAGTCTCAGATTATTTTGGTAAGGGAGGGAGTGGTGGTGACAGGACTAAGAGACCCCTTCCAATTGAATCAACCCCTCCCAGAATCCTGGCAAGACCCCTGAGTGGTCTGACTTTCCCCTCACTCTCCTCTTCTAGGTGGCTCGAGAGCTGGTGGGGCGGCTGGGCTTGGCCCGCAGCCGCAACGCATTCGCACTGTACGAGCAGCGAGGGACCCAGGAGCGAGCCCTGGCTGGGGGGACCCTCGTGGCCGACGTGCTCACCAGGTTTGAGAAGTAAAtgtccagccccagccctgctctCTATTAGCCCGTACACTTCTCAGCTGAGGTCAGTCGCTAAGCGGACATTATCCAGCGCTTGCCCCTGGCCCTGCGCTGTGGTGTTCGCTGGTTTACAGACCTGCCTGCCGCAGGTTTGCAGTCCGACGCCAGCCTCACCTCCGCGGTGGGCTCCGCCCAGGCCCCGCCCCAAACATATGGACCCGCCCCCACCCCAAGCTGCCCTAGCTGTGCGGTCAGGCTTCTCCCTAGTGCGGCATCCGCTCCTCTTCTGCAGCTTGGCCGCGGAGGAAGCTGGGTTGGAGGACTCGCCCGACTCCGGGTGGAGACTATGTCTGCGTCTTCACGGACCTCTGCACCCTGAGGGGCTGTCCCCAGACGGTCACGAACTGCCTTTCCTCTTTGAGCAGGTGAGGCTCTCCGGCGTTCACGCCTCCAAACAGACCCCCAAGCCTGAACCCCTGGTTTTCGGGCTATCTCGTTACTATGGCAGCCCCGCGGGAGGCTTGACTGGAACCTAGACCTCCTCAGATTCCGAGAGGCGTTTTCGCCTGACGCCGGGTGCCTCCCCTGCAGGCTCACGCTCTGCTGCTGCGGGGCCGGCCGCCCCCACCCGACGACACGCTGCGCGCCCTGGCGGCGCTGCGCCTGCAGAGCCTGCACCGGGACTTCTCGCCGCGGGTGCCCCTGCCCCGCCTGGACCGCCTGCtcccgcccccggccccgccgCGCGAAGACCCGCCCCGCCCGACCCCCAGGCCGCCCCCCTCCGCTGCCCTGCTGGCCGGGGCCCTCTGGAGCCCGGGCCTGGCCAAGAGGCGGGCGGAGCGGGCACGGCGCGGCGGGGCCGGCCGCATGGCGGGGAGCATGGCCCGCGAGGGAGGAGGCGGCGCCGGCACGGCAGCTGCAGTGCTGGGCGGCTGGAAGCGGCTGCGGGGCATGGGCCGAGCTGAGGCCATGGCCGCCTACCTGGCCCTGGCGGCGCAGTGTCCGGGGTTCGGCGCTGCTCGGTATGACGTTCTGGAGCTGAGCACGGTgagggggagaagggagaaggggactCTGGCGGCCCAAGCACCACACCTTTGCCCCAGAGCCACAGGTCCCACGGAGGGTCACGTCATTCCCCCACATCCAGAACAGCTGCCCACCTCAAACCCCAGGAGTCACCAGCCCTTGGGCCCTCACATCCCTGGAGCCTTAGCCCCCTCCACAAACGTGCTGTGAATCATAGGGGGATCAGAAAACTCCTGCTCACAGACACCCATCTCCCCCTACCAAAAATAACGCTGGACTCCTCCTTCCACCCTGACTCTGCCCCTGTGTCTGCAGGAGCCTGGTGGGGGTGCTCCACAGAAGCTATGCCTGGGCTTGGGAGCCAAGGCCATGTCTCTCTCCCGGCCGGGGGAGACAGAGCCCATCCACAGTGTCAGCTATGGCCATGTGGCCGCCTGCCAGCTAATGGGCCCCCACACTCTGGCCTTGAGGGTGGGAGAGAGCCAGCTCCTCCTGCAGAGCCCCCAGGTGAGTGGGAAGAGGAGttgtgggaggaggagagaagggaagggatgtCAGGAAGCATTTTCGGAACACCAAGCATGGGCCAGGTAGAGTTCTAAGCACTGGGGATCCAGCAGTGATCACAGACAAGCTGAAGGAGCTTACACTAGAGTGGGGGAGTCAGACAATAAACAAGGAATCCCAGGCTATGAAGACAGTGAGAAATGCTACAAAGGAAAGAATGATGTGACAGGAAGTCAGAGAAGGGTTCTCAAAAAGGGTGCCATTTAAGCTAGCCAGGGAAGACCTGGGGGAACAGCATTCCAGGTGGAAAGAATTGCAaggcggccaggtgcagtggctcgtgcctgtaatcccaccactttgggaggccggggcaggcggatgacaggtcaggaggtcaagaccatcctgaccaacatggtgaaaccctgtctctactaaaaatacaaaaattagctgggggtggtggcgcacacctgtagtcccagctactcgggaggctgaggtagaagaattgattgaacccaggaggcagaggttacagtgagccgaggcactccagcctggcaacagagcaagactccatctcaacaccaccaccaccaaaaaaaaaaaagaatgttagaagAGCAGAAAGAACCAAGTATGACTGGCACATAGAAATGAAGGAGACAGTGGTGATAAGGAAGAAAAGGTTGCAGGGCCATAGCACGTAGGACCGTGGTGGGGAAACTGGAGTCCTAGAGCCTGGAGAAAggatgagaaaaagaagagaacctGGCAGCGCCTGTTGCACACTGACCTCTGCCCTCTCTTAGGTGGAAGAGATCATGCAGCTGGTGAATGCCTACTTGGCCAACCCCTCCCCCGAGAGGCCCTGCAGCAGCTCTTCTCGTCCATGCCAAGACCTGCCAGACACCTCCCCTCCCAGCCAGCACCCGGGCCTGGACGAGCCCCAGGGACAGTCTGGCTGCTTGGGGCAGCTGCAGGACTGAGCCTGCCAAGAGGTCACGacttccctcctgcctccagcctgggccaggacTGCTCTGAGATTTGAGGGAAACATGGACCCTTCTGGCCCTGCAGGGACAGGGCACATCCCACACCCAAGGGCTACAATGGGTGTGGgcaattttctagtttgtttcttaatttatttgtagaagagaagcaaaaaaaaaaaaaaaaagtttcttatttACACAAACCCTTCCTGTGGGAGTGTTATTCAGTGGGGCAAGTTAGAACCCCATAATGCAGAGCCCCGCCTCTGGGGACACCCACACCCTGGGCTTTTACCAGGCTCTGGGGGAAGTCTGGACACCACAGCGCTTCACCCGCCCCCTCCTTGACCTTCCAGACTTAACCTCCTCCTGGCCATTATGCTGCCACAGGCTTGTGGGTGGAGCAGGCAAACAGGCCTCATTGGAAGCTGGCAGTTACTCACCCTCCCTTTCTTCATTGAGTAGCATACGGATGGCCTCCTGGAATCCcagaggctggagggcaatgagTCATCAGATCTGGCACTGCCCATTTCTTACACTGGTGTCCAGTTCTGGGCCCATCATTGGTGTGCCTAATGCTTTGGGCCTAGAATGGAGAGAAGCTTGGGGCAGATAACAAACCCATGAATTTCTCTGGCACAGAAAAGTAACTCAGGATGTGCTCAGCCCTACTCTTGAATTCTGTTTCTACTAATCAGGTTAGGTTGAACTGGATTGAGTTCCTGGAACTCTCATGGCCCTGGGCACTGGGAATCTGGAGTCTCGGCTCTTCTGGCCTGCTCGTAATGTAGCGTGCCCTCCTTCGGTAGACCCTACCTCCTGTGCCTTGAGTGGAAGAGGTTGGGGCAACATTGACCCTCACTGGGGCAAAGCTTAGGCACTGAGGAGACAGCAAACCTCAGTAAAGCTCTGTAATCTTGAGACAAAGGCTGACTCTAATAAAACAGCCTAGTTCAAGGTGAGGGATGCCAGTGGAAACAGTGAACACACTAAGATTTGGACTTAGTGGTAAGACATTGGAGGAGGTGAAAGCCACCCTACTGTCAGAGGCctagaaactggaccccttcacCACCCCCTGTATTCACAGATCAAGCCCTGGCTATACTGACAACCAAgctttattactttattaaagCTGAACAAGCATATCAAGAGTTAGGGCATGGAagggaggaagcaggaggaagctCATGGGCTGGAGATGAACCAAGAAGGGTTGTCCATGAGGTGAAGTTGGGTCAGAGGGAGCAGGCATGGTCGAGGCTGTGCTTCCCATCCAGGAGTAGTGGGGAGGGAAATCACTGCTCCTGGGTGCCCCAGGAAATGTAGTCTGGCTGGGTGGCTGCATGGTACTCATCAATGAGCTCCTGAACAACCTCCCTAGACCTGTCCATCTCATCAAAGTTGTCCTTGAACATGTCCTCCTTACGGAACTGCTCAAGGAAGGCATCCCGCTTCCGCAGCTTGTCAAACTGCTGGCAGGAACTTTCAAAGAgctgaaagagatgaaaatctcCAAAATGCGAGCCAGGGGGTTAGGAGTGAACTTGGGGAAGATGATGAAGGTAGCCAGTGGAACAGACTCTCCTGAGAAGAACAGAAACCTAGACTCACCGAGGAGATGCTGGTGTGGTTGGCCATCATGAGCCCACTGACCCGGTGGGCTGAGGGCAGGTAGGGAGACTTCCTCGACAGGGCCACTTGGATGCTGGCGGGGCCCCACGGGATGAAGTTGGCCAACTTCCGTTCCCGAATCCTCTGCAGGCTCTTGTGGACCTGGGGTGGGCACACGAGCAGTGGAGGTGGCCTCTCCTCTACCCCTGCGGGTCCAGGGTGCGGGATGAAGGGGCCTCCCCTACCTGGGTGGGGTCCACCTCTCCCTGGATGATGTTGAGGATGGCGATGTAGCAGTGGTTGGTCTGGCGGTCTCGGCCTGTGGACACCATCACGTTCTTGGGCTGCAGCAGCCGCCTCATCACATCCAGGACCGTGGTCTTCCTCACGCTGGCCACCTGATGGGACAGTGAGACAGGAACCCGGCCAGCGCTCAGGGCAGAGTCCCCCTTTGGCTTTTCCTTGGCAGAAACCAAAGGCAGAGGGAGGGTAGAGAGCAAGTCAGCAAGAAAGTCGCCTGTTCTGTGCTAGTCCCTGAGCACAGTGCCTCGGGGCCCACAAAGGGCAGCTCCTGGGGCAGTGGGGAAGACAGAAAGGCTAGGGCAGGGCCTGCTGGGCCCAGGGCCGGCCTGGCCTGGGACACTGAAGGCTGCTCTTACTGACTGGTCCGTAGTGAGCGGGGTGTAGCCGGTCATGAGGAAGTGGAGCCGTGGGGTGGGAATGAGCGAGGCGATGAGGCCGATGAGGTCATTGTTCATGTAGCCAGGGTAGCGCAGGGTGGTGGTGCTGGCTGACATAATGGTGGACACCTGGGGACAGGCGTGCCATGTCATGGGCCTCGGCCTGGGTGGGACTTTCCTTCCCCAGATGACCCTCCAGCAAGGAGGGCTTCCAGTCCAAAGGAGTCCAGGAGTGGGGGCCCACCAGCTGGTTGATCTGGGAGAAAGACGGGTTCTGGATGTGCAGGCGGTCTGTGGCAATCCGGTTCAGGGCTGTGTTGTCCAGTACCACCTACGGGGACAGAAGAGGGTCACAGCATCTTGAGGATAAAATGGGCATAGAAATAAGATATTGGCTTAGCCCCTGCTGAACTCCAAAGCCAGGAAGTAGGTTTGTTAGTTAAAAAAAAGTactgctggacgtggtggcttatgcctgtaatccctgccgtttgggaggccaatgtgggaggatcacttgaggccgggagttggacaccagcctgagcaacacagcaagatgccatctctgtaaaaaatatacataaaaaataacagaaagaaaagtacTGTTTCTGGGGCATCATGAGATACTCTCAGACTACGCAGGGCAGTAAACAAACCCGTGAGTACCCACATGTGCCATACACTGTGCTTGGCTCTGGGGAGACCACAGAGAGGAACAGGcaccatctttcccttcattaggCCTGCAGTCTCATGGAGGGAGGCAcactaaatataaaacaaaaaagtatagtTAACTCTCCGAAATACAAAGTAATCTGATCTTGACTGAGTAGTCAGGAAAGGTTTTGCTAAGAAAGTTTTCCTTGAGCTGAGAGTACAAGCATGAGTGGGCATGAAGCAGGCAAAGGTGGTGTACATGGTGGTGCGGGGAAGGTATATTCACTTCGTTGAGAGTTTTGCTGCCTAAAAGGATTCTAAGAAACTTAGAGGTCAGGACCTTATTTCCTAATTTGGCCCACAGGTATGGCTTTGTTGGTCCTCTGTTCTGTGTGTataggggctggggaagggcagGGTGAATGAGACTCACTGGCCTGAGGAGACAGACCAAAgtcctttactctttttttttctttttttttttaaaacacaaggtcttgttctgttgcccaagcttgagtgcagtggtgtgatcatggctcactgcagccttgactttctgagaaatcccccaacctcagcctcccgagtagccaggactataggtgcacaccaccatgcccggctaatttttttttttatgttattttttgaggcggagtctcactttgtcacccaggctggagtgcaatggcgtgatcttggctcactgcaacctttgcctccaggttcaagcgattctcctgcctcagcctccaagtaactgggactacaggcacatgctaccaggaccagctatttttttttttttttgagacggagtctcactcaatcacccaggctggagtgcaatggtgcgatctcagctcactgcaacctctacctgcagggttcaagcaactctcctgcctcagcctcctgagtagctgggactagatagctgggactacaggcatacaccaccatgcctggctaatttttttagtagagatggggtttcttcatgttggtcaggctgatctcgaactcccaaccataggtgatctgcccacttcagtctcccaaagtgctgggattacaggtgtgagccaccgcgcccagccctaatttttgtattttctgtagagatagggtttcacatgttgcccaggctagtattgaactcctgagctcaagcaatccatctgcctcggcctcccaaagtgctagaattacaggcatgagccaccacacccagcccctcaaCTCTTTCTTTGCTCACCACACAGTCTGCATTCTGCGTCAGCCTCTTGAGTGTCAGGAGTGAATTGTACGGCTGAACCACCACATCACTCATCTCGTCCTGGTAGGGAAACACTGAATAAGTCTGCACAAGCTTCTTGGGGTACCTGAGAGAAAAGAGGGTGGTGGTATAGTGAACTGGAAGGACCCCCCATCACTGCCCATCTGTGCCATTTTGTACAAAAGGGGTGAGGGCAGAACTGAGTCTTCAAAGCCAAAAAGGATAAACCTGAAAGCTTCAAACTCTGTAGATCCCATCCCCTCCATAGCtaagcccccaccccccaaaataGCTTCCAACATGGTCCTTGGGTGGGTCTGTCCCTATGACTCAAAAGGGGTAGTGGCAGACTTTCTAgctcaagagaaaaaaagcaatgacATTATCCAGGGAACCAGGGTTAATGCCCTCTCCCCGAACACAGGCTTGCCTGTCATTCAGTCGCTCCAGGAGGTAGGAGCCCAGGCCAGAACCCGTACCCCCAGCGATGGAGTGACACAGCACGAAGCCCTGTGTGTATACAGGAATAAACAGACTCAGTTTCTCCTGCCACACTCTCACAACACAATTCTGATACCAGATGGGTGGGGTTTTACCACACACATCAGGTAAGCAGCCAATTCTACAGTAGATGCCAGCTGGGTATCCACTAATTCACTTGAATTCTGGACTACCTACAGACTGTCCCTGACTTAGGATGGTTTAATTTAAGATGTTTTGgctttatgatgggtttatcaggatgtaatcCCATCTTAAATCAAGAAGCATCTGAATTACAACGGTTCAatttacaatttttcaacttCATGATGGGCTTATTGGGTTATAACCTGACGGATTTctacttacaatattttcaattttttttttcttttcttgagacggagtcttgctctgtcacccaggctgtagtgcaatggcccaatcttggctcaccgcaacctctgcttcctaggttcaagccactgtcctgcctcagcctctcaagtagctgggattacgggcatgcaccaccatgcctggctaatttttgtatttttagtagatatggggtttcaccattttggtcaggctggtcttgaactcctgacctcaattgatctacccgcctcggcctcccaaagtgctgggattacaggtatgagctactgcgcccagcctcaaatttgttttggttttagagacaggatctcactcagtCCCctagactgcagtgcagtggtgtgatcatagctcactgcagccttgaattcctgggctcaaggcatctTCCTATCTCaacctccaagtagctaggactacaggcatgcagcaccatgcctggatgatgtttgtattttttgcagagatggggtttcaccatgttgcccaggtcctgggctcaggtgatccacctacttcagcctcccaaagtgctgggattacaggcatgagccactgtgcctagtcaatattttcaatttgtgatgtgtttacatcctgataaacccacTGTAAGTTGAGAAGTATCTGTACCTgaagatagcatcagatcccacagagtgaaggctcagtcccacaagactctCCCACTTCCAGTGCCAATACAAGCTTCAGGTTGTTTTATCTGTGCCTCTGACCAACCGGCTATAAATCGGGGTTCTCAGGACTGCTccttgggttcaattaatttgttAGAGTAGCTCGCAGAACTCAAGGAGACACCTACTTACATTTACCCGTTTGTTATAAAGGATATTTGAAAGGATACAAataaacagccagat is part of the Chlorocebus sabaeus isolate Y175 chromosome 16, mChlSab1.0.hap1, whole genome shotgun sequence genome and encodes:
- the PLEKHH3 gene encoding pleckstrin homology domain-containing family H member 3 isoform X2, whose protein sequence is MPLPGGLWWLLCCRRGFTLLHRDYGDGELSGDGDEDEDEETFELRTPSPAGGGRGPLEVTLTQPVRSGPVSNRLQSWEETWSLIPEKGLPEDDPDIVVKGWLYREPRGGGARPWLPPRRAWFVLTRDSLDQFSSSGKGARRLGSLVLTSLCSVTGPERRRKETGLWSVTVSGRKHSVSLCSPRQAEAERWGVALREVIASKAPLETPTQLLLRDIQESCGDPEAVALIYLRNPILRHTSGALYAPLLPLPYGVSAPGPGYAPLREEAVRLFLALQALEGARRPGPLMQGVLQTCRDLPALRDELFLQLAKQTSGPAGPPGLPATQDPATLRYWQLLTCMSCTFRPGGAVRGHLLGHLERTEQALPDSELAEYARFIRKALGQTRSRELVPSLAEISALSQRQELLCTVHCPGAGACTVAIDSHTTAGEVARELVGRLGLARSRNAFALYEQRGTQERALAGGTLVADVLTSLAAEEAGLEDSPDSGWRLCLRLHGPLHPEGLSPDGHELPFLFEQAHALLLRGRPPPPDDTLRALAALRLQSLHRDFSPRVPLPRLDRLLPPPAPPREDPPRPTPRPPPSAALLAGALWSPGLAKRRAERARRGGAGRMAGSMAREGGGGAGTAAAVLGGWKRLRGMGRAEAMAAYLALAAQCPGFGAARYDVLELSTEPGGGAPQKLCLGLGAKAMSLSRPGETEPIHSVSYGHVAACQLMGPHTLALRVGESQLLLQSPQVEEIMQLVNAYLANPSPERPCSSSSRPCQDLPDTSPPSQHPGLDEPQGQSGCLGQLQD
- the PLEKHH3 gene encoding pleckstrin homology domain-containing family H member 3 isoform X1, whose amino-acid sequence is MPLPGGLWWLLCCRRGFTLLHRDYGDGELSGDGDEDEDEETFELRTPSPAGGGRGPLEVTLTQPVRSGPVSNRLQSWEETWSLIPEKGLPEDDPDIVVKGWLYREPRGGGARPWLPPRRAWFVLTRDSLDQFSSSGKGARRLGSLVLTSLCSVTGPERRRKETGLWSVTVSGRKHSVSLCSPRQAEAERWGVALREVIASKAPLETPTQLLLRDIQESCGDPEAVALIYLRNPILRHTSGALYAPLLPLPYGVSAPGPGYAPLREEAVRLFLALQALEGARRPGPLMQGVLQTCRDLPALRDELFLQLAKQTSGPAGPPGLPATQDPATLRYWQLLTCMSCTFRPGGAVRGHLLGHLERTEQALPDSELAEYARFIRKALGQTRSRELVPSLAEISALSQRQELLCTVHCPGAGACTVAIDSHTTAGEVARELVGRLGLARSRNAFALYEQRGTQERALAGGTLVADVLTRFENLAAEEAGLEDSPDSGWRLCLRLHGPLHPEGLSPDGHELPFLFEQAHALLLRGRPPPPDDTLRALAALRLQSLHRDFSPRVPLPRLDRLLPPPAPPREDPPRPTPRPPPSAALLAGALWSPGLAKRRAERARRGGAGRMAGSMAREGGGGAGTAAAVLGGWKRLRGMGRAEAMAAYLALAAQCPGFGAARYDVLELSTEPGGGAPQKLCLGLGAKAMSLSRPGETEPIHSVSYGHVAACQLMGPHTLALRVGESQLLLQSPQVEEIMQLVNAYLANPSPERPCSSSSRPCQDLPDTSPPSQHPGLDEPQGQSGCLGQLQD